CGTATGGATCGATAAGGAATGGTTTTCCGCCGCCAGCACCTACAGGGATCGTTAGTAAAGATGTCTCGACGTCAAAATCAACTTGATACCCGGAGTCGATAGCATCAGACCAGTCAAGTTCCAACCCTTCAGGCTCATATTCATTATTCCCCGAGACTATACCTTCCACGCCTTGTACGTCAAAGTCAATTTTGCTATCGGTCGTAGGTGAGGAATGAATTACCCGGAGTTTGTCGTCCTGGACAATAGAGTTATTGTCGCCATCATCTATTGCTAGCTTTATTGAGGTAGCATTTGCGCTTGTGCCCGCGATAAAGAACTCGTACCTATCTTCATAGCCTCTTGAATTTTGTGCAGGTCTCCAAAAGATGTCGTACTGCTTTTCTGCTCCAATGACTCTTTGGTCCACAACGCTACTGTTCTGCCATAGCGAAAACGCGCCTTCAGACGATGGTATTGAGAGAAGATACCTGTAACCTCTGCTGTCTTGGACTTCAGTAGAGCCGTCAGTATTCCATGTTATGGTCATGGTCACTTCCGAGTCGGTCATCCCCTCAAACATCAGAGTCGGATAAGTAACAGACCTTGTTATGCTGCTGCCATTGGATTGGACAAGCGGCTCGCCAGATATCTTCACCAAACTACTGCTAGAAGTCTCGGTTAGATTTGCCATTGGCAAGATAGTCTCTTCAGGTTCATTTTCAGTAGATGTCGAATTGGTATCTGTCGAGGAAGTCGAATTGCCAGTTTCTTCACCGGAGGTCTGGGTCGTATTGCCAACATGGGTGCTGTCAGAAGTAGTAGCGTCACTAGGCTCCTGGCTTGAAGAATCTGATATCGTATTATTATTTCCAACCTGCTCCCCAGTTTGGCTGCGAGTATCGGTGCTGTTTGAAGACGATGATGAGGACGAGGAAGAAGAGGCAGCAGATTCACCTGATGAAGTTGAATTCTGTGCGCTGGCGTTCATGGCGACATTAGAAACAAGGGATAGCAACAAAACAACAATCAGAGCAAACGAAAGTGACAGTTTCAGGGCGGCCGTTGTGCGATCCGGTGTTCCTCCACTTCCTCCACGAGGCATATGTCGCCTAGTAATGAAGCTTCTCTAATATTGTTAGCTAAGATTTTGTACGTACGCGAGGTACGTATTATTTAACTCACGCGCACAACCAGAACTGTAACTGGCTCACTTCGACAACTCTTCTTGCAAAGGTGGTGCCCCGTTCTGTAAGGATGACGTACCTTCTTTTTCCCTTAGTTCTAATTTTGACAAATCCTCTCTGCTCCAGACGCGCTAAAAGTACATTGCATCTCTTGTGGTTTGTCCTTGACAGCATCGCTAGATTCGTCACTGTAATGCCATCATTTTCTATCAACACCTTCATGACTCTGGCAAGGTAGCCGATGCGGGTCTCGGGTGAAGACATGGCGTCCGAGCTGTGGAACAATTATATAAAGAATTCTCATATAGGAGAATGTAACACTTATTTTCTTATTTTGGAGGACCATTTTCTGCAATTTTGGTGATTAATGAAAGCTCAAATTCGCTAATGTGTATTTCAGCATCTAAAATCAGGGGCTAGAAGGAATTGGAGTTGACAGACAGTGAACGGGCTGCAGAGTTTTACAAAATCCTCAAGAGGCAGGAATATCGAACGAAAAGACTGCGAGGGCATTGACCCGCCTATTTCAGTACATGATTCAGGACAGGGCCATACCCCTGTCGAAGGAAGAGTTGGCGATTTGGAGAAGCCTTAACGTCATCGACCGGGAAGGGTATGTCCTAATGGACGACCGCTACGAGATAAACAAGGGGGTATTGCTTTCAGAAGTCTATGAAGGCGGATTGTACAGGATCATCGGCGACGATGGAAGAATCCTATATGTGTCACCAACCAGAAAGAAAAAGCCGGATGATTGATTTCCTAATGCTTGTTAAATCCTTGGCCGGTAGTCGTTGCCTCGTTTCCATAGTGGGCTTACGTCAATCCTATTCTCGAACTCTTTCTACGTTTGTGATAATAGTATGCCACGGACGCCCCTCCGCCTATGATTACCACTGCTGCTACAACTAAGGCCGTGGTAGTAGCGGAGAAGCCGTCAGGTTGCAAGACTCCTTCTACTAGGACGGTAGTAGCGCGTGCATCACATGCCTGGCATTGAGGCGAACTGGCGTCTATTGTGATGGCATTTCCTCCTAATTCTTGGATTACTGCAGAAGGTTGTATCTGAAAGGTGCCTTGCTTTAGGAAGCGTATGCCAAATTCATAGGGTATCGATTCGCCAGCCTTTAGATTAAAAGGACCTTCCAAAGCCGTCCTCGAAACCACAATCCAGTCGTCACCTTCCAAACCGTAGATTTCAGAGACACTGACACGACCATATCCCTAGCGACCAGATTTGCGACCGAACCTTTGAGTGTGACAATTCCACCAGCATCTATCGTTACTGCGGCTGGCTCTATATTCTGAAATTGAAGAATGGATGATATGCCGCCCCCTCCTTCTTCCTGGGCAAATGAATACTCGAATCCTGCTACTAGCATAGCGGCAAACAATGACACAACCAACGGGGCTTTGGTCAATCCAAATATCTCCCCGTATCTTGCAAAAAACCACGAAATACTCTTTTTCATATAAATTCACTGTGCGAAATTGAAATAAAAAGAGTTTCAAATCAACGCGTGAATAATTTCTTTTCCAGTTTTGACATGAAAATGGGCCTGTAATTGTCAAAATCGTCGTACGCGCCACAATAGCCCGAAGCTTCTTCATCGGAATGGCATGTCGCAGACCTATCGTCGAAATGCTTGCAAATACGCGCGTATTTGCACATCCCTGGCTTCATAATGCGCATTATAAAGCTGGCAGCGGATAACAATGACATGGTCAAAATCATGCAGAAGCGTGGGAATTAATCCCATGTTGCACAGCATCATGAAAACCTGTGTCCGATAGATATAGAAGCAAGTTGTTATGGCATGGATGAATAAAATATAACAAAAAGGAGGGAAAAGGCCTAGGCCTTTCTGTTCGCCTTTATGTCCCAGCCTCCTGTCACCGGCGCGCCAAGCGAGCCGTCAGGGTTGACAGGATAGTACGTGAACTCTATCTTGGCAAAGTTGAGCGAGAAGCTGTCCGTGGGGACTGCTCCTGAACCGCCTCCTTGCTGGTACGACGAGACGAGCACGTCCGTCAGCTTGATCTGGAGGAACTGCTGGCCCTTTTTGCCGCTCACCTCGCCTGTGAGCACGACCTGCTTGATGTGCTCGCCTGTAGCCGTTGCAAGCATCAGCTTTGGAGACGACTTGTCGATATTTTTGGTAAAACTGATGTCCTGGAACGACACCTTTCCCGCGCCTCCACCGCCGCCCGTGCTTGGCGAGCCTGTGTTGGATGCGCCCCAGCTGAACGATTCGACGTTTATCTCGCCTTTGTGCTTGTCATTTGTTGACTCTCCTTCAATGCCGTCTATCTTTAAAAAGTAGTCGACCGTGGCAGCATCGGCAGAAGGCATCCCGAGCAGCGCCTCGCTGGCCGGGAGCTTTTGCGATGAAAAAGAAGGTGCCACTGCGACGTACCCTGCAAGAATCGACGCAACAACTGCAACCGCTACCGCTACTACTGCTGTCATCTGCATCTTGCCTAGGTTTGGCATGGCGACGGATGCTGGAGAATAGATATACCTTTTCTGAAGCTCGGCTCTATAAAATAGCTAAAAAGAAGGAGGGGAGTAGGGGAAGAAGCCCTACTTGGGCAGCTCTATCTTTTCTGCTGTTGCCGCGATCCTCGGGATGGACCCAAGGTCGACGCACGGCACCTGCTCCAGCGCGACCGCCGCGGTGTCGGACGCGCCATAGCCCGTTATGATGCCAAAGCCGTTAGTGTGCTTGGGGTACACCCTCAGCTCTATCGCAAACGAGCACTTTTGGTGCGCGCCGAGCATCTCCCCAAACGTCTTTTCGGCGGCCTTGGCGTTTGCCGCGTTGAGCGGGCTTGGGATCGGCGGAACCGTCGAGGGGGCGTTTGTCGTGCCGGTCTCTATCGTCCCGCTTGTGTCGTTGAGCCCGCGCACGAACCACAGGTTGTAGCTGTGCATGAACTTGTTGACGTGGAACGCATAGAACCGCACAGTGAACTTGTCGCCGGAGCACCCTGTCAAAAAGAGGCAGCTTCCCTCCACAGGCGCGTCGTTCTTGCGCAGCGCGACAATGTCCCCGTAGCAGGCGACGTTGTCTGCGTGGAAAATATGGACAAGGGCGGCATAGTTTACCGCGTCGGTGGCAGTCTCTGTCGACCAGCGCCTGAAAGTGAACGGCTTGTCGATCCCTGCTCCCATTGCGCCTGCGGGCTTGATCCTGTTTCCTGCCGCATCAAACACCTCGACTATCACAAGGTGCTTGCCATTGTCGTGCAGGGTCGTGTTCCACGACTGGTGGAACTGGAACCAGAGCCACCCGCCGTCCGGCGCGTCGGACTCGTACGGGATGAGGTACAGCCCAGAGTTACTGCCGACCGCGTTTGGCCCGAGCGCTACTGCCTCCGTCTGCAATTGCGTCCCGACCCACTTCCACCGGCTCCATGCTACAGGATCTGTCAGCACCTGCGGCACGCCGTCAGGGTCGCCGGAAGAGTTTGCCTTTACCACGCTTACCCTGTAGTATTTCGCGCCTGTGCCCTTCATGCCTTCGTGGAACTTGAGCCTGAAGCTGAGCGTCTGGCCCCACGGCTGGCCTGTGTAGTTGTTGTTGACAAGGCCGTCGCCGGGGTTTGCCGTCAAGACGCCAAGCTCGCTGTCCTGCACGGGGCTGACAAGCTTCCAGCTGGGGATGTAGCCGATGTTTTCCAGCATCACAAAGTTCGTGCCCGGGTCGGGGACGTCGCTTCCCGGGTTGCAGGCGCGCCCCTTCCATGTGCGCAGGTGCGCGTCGTCGGACGCAGTAAAGTAGTCGTTCGTGGTTGAGCCGTCATAGATGTACACCCACTGGTTGTCCTGCCACTGCCTGACCTTGTAATAGTAGGTTACCCTGCATCCTGCTCTTACAAACGGCCGCCAGTAGCAAAAGCTGAACTCGCCGTCCTCGTTCACGGGCGTCTCGCCGACCTTTCTCGTGCTGCATGTGCAAAAGATCGGGTAGAGGTAATAGTGCGCGTCAATGTACGCAAGCCTGTCCTGTTGCGGAAGCGACATCAGCATGTGGTAGTCTTCTGCCAGCTTTTCAGGCGGGTTGCCTAGCGGTACTTTGGCGCCTGTTGCGCGCAAGAGGCTGGCGGCCTTTTCCACCTGCCTGATTGGCACGGGATCAGGGCCGGGCCCCGGCCAAGGACCTATGGGCCCGGGATCAGGGTCCGGGATTGGAGGGACGCGCTTTATCAAATCTTTGAGCCTGTCAAGTATGTCGTCGATGTCAAAGGGCGGGCGCAGCCTGCAGCAGCATGTCTTTTCATATACTTCGACAACGGCGTTGCATATTGGCGCGCATATGGTAGGCAGCGTCAACGACGGCGCGATTGCTTTTGATATTTCTGGCCTGAGCGTCAGGGTGTCCGTAAACGTCGTCGACTTTGCAAGAATCTTTGTCGCTGTCTTTGCAACGGCAATGTCTCCAAGCAGCCATGGCCTTGGCCTGCACCTGTGTACGTCGCCGTGCACACAAACTATGGGCAGAATCCAGTCGCGCCATTTGGGCGTGATAGAGATCACGCCCGTTCTGGACCACTCGGCGACCTTCTCCCTTGGCCTGAAGGTGACAAGCATTTCCCTTGTCACTTCTTTTTCGTCAATGTCCGGGCCAAAGCCGTAGCCGCTTCCCTCCTTGATGTTGCGGGCTAGCTCTGAAAGCTGGACCTTGTTTCCCTGGATGGGCCCGACTTTTCTGATAACGCCCTTCTCTACTGCAAAAAGGGCTACGCGTGGTGCCTGGTCTTTCTCGGTGATTCCGAGGAACCTTAGTTCTAGAATTTTGTCGTTATTGCTGTTGTTGGTAGCAGGTATCCTTGAGGCTGCCATGTCCTCTTGGAAGATCCCCTTTATTAAAGAATAGTAGATGTAGTCTCTAGTAAATAGTATCTTGCTATGCAAGTACCCGAGATAAGACAATCATGACCATAGATCACTTTTAAGTTCTGTAGAATCCTTGGATGTTAGAATCGAGTGTTGACTTTCTGGTGGTTCCTAATTGCGTGAGTAATGTCCCCTCTAGTGGACATTTTGACATAGAGTTTGCCTCCATTAGATATAATAGTAACAATCTTCTACTCTCGGGCATGCTAGATGGTAAAGACGACACTTTACAAGTAGCAAACCATCGTACCAAGGGCCTGGTTATAGGAGCATTGACGATCGCATTGCTTCTTGCAATACCTGCCCACGCCGCGATTCAGCAGGCTGATGCCATCAGTGTTTCCTCCGACACCACTCTGCCTTCTGGAGGATCAGACTACTGTACATCGAGTACGTCCGACCAAACGATACTTTCCGTGACTGTGGCAAACAGTAACGTCAAGCTTGATGTCGCAACGCTGGCAGGATACGTCGCGACCCAAGGCGGTAACAATTATGGAAACTTGGAATTAAAACTTAAGACCGCCGGAGTTCAGGTGGACTGGGCGAACATTGAAGCACAGAGTTCCGACCTGAGAGACAGAACAGCTGCATTATCATGGTCTGTAACCACCTCGAGTGCTCAAACAGTAACAGCTCGCAATGGCGACATAGGTAGTTCAGACACAGTCTGTGTAATCACAGGTACGGCTGAACTTTTCGTGACATACTAGGGGATGATGGAAAAATGAAAGAGAATATCGAGAAATTCAAAGGTAAGAAAGCATACGCAATAACAGCAGTGGTAGGAATCGCGGTGATCGCAAGCATCCTAATCCTTGCAACAACGAGTATCCCAATCTCGCAAGTGAATGCCGTACCACCGGCCCCGGACACTGTTCAGACCAATACCGTCGAAGCTCAATTATCACCATCAGAGCTAACGGGTAGAATGACTCTCTACATACTTCCACTGGAGTACGGCCAGAATTATCAATCGGGTAGAATAGTTAACATCGTCAACAGTCTAATACCGAACATGGCGGCATCTCACTACACAGACCTAGGATTTTCGCTGCGAGGACAATACGCTGATGAGCCAGTCGTGTTGACCGAACAGAACATTCCAGAAGACCTGCGGCAGAATTTCAAGCCTGGTGATGCTGTTAAAATGACTGTAATAAAGCACCCTGCCGATACCGTGAAAGTGTACGTCGACCCAGATGTCAGGAAGCCAGACGGCACACCTGTAACCGTTGACGACATCAGCCCAGATTGGCAATTCGGGAACGGTATTACATGCTGTGGATTTTCACTGAAGGATGGCACAGATGTAAGTGCGGTGTTCTTTGTGGTCGATCAGGCTTATGATGCACAAGTCATGAAACAACTCGATGCAATCAAAACTACAGCCGCAAGTATGACATACTAAGCCCGGGTCAAAACGACCCGCT
The sequence above is drawn from the Nitrososphaera viennensis EN76 genome and encodes:
- a CDS encoding helix-turn-helix domain-containing protein — encoded protein: MSSPETRIGYLARVMKVLIENDGITVTNLAMLSRTNHKRCNVLLARLEQRGFVKIRTKGKRRYVILTERGTTFARRVVEVSQLQFWLCA
- a CDS encoding Hcp family type VI secretion system effector, which translates into the protein MPNLGKMQMTAVVAVAVAVVASILAGYVAVAPSFSSQKLPASEALLGMPSADAATVDYFLKIDGIEGESTNDKHKGEINVESFSWGASNTGSPSTGGGGGAGKVSFQDISFTKNIDKSSPKLMLATATGEHIKQVVLTGEVSGKKGQQFLQIKLTDVLVSSYQQGGGSGAVPTDSFSLNFAKIEFTYYPVNPDGSLGAPVTGGWDIKANRKA